The nucleotide sequence ataaaataagtaacttgACCCCAAATAACGtattctcattatattatttggatcaAGTTGAAACTATTgatttatcaaacaattttataaattgtattgatccTGGTTGGGTAAATTtgattaagttaatttatattaatctttcAAGTAATAACTTCACTGTACTCAGAATACAAGATATACAGTATGTAAATGAAATTGTAAAAACTAATCTTAACAATAATCCATTAGAAGTAATTGATTTGTCAAACTTAGAAATATTTGCTAAAGCACAATCGCCACCATACAATTTCTGGAATAATAGACAAATAAATCTGTCTGGTGATAAATTCATTTGTGATTGTCGTAATTATGAGTATGCAAGATTTTTACATAACCAAATGCCAAAAATAGTATACAAGTACTtacaaattgaacaaaaattGATTTGCAATGATGGTTTGGGGACAGAATTTTCAGATGTGAATATCGAAAGTTTAACATGTGACTGGAACATTTTTGAGGATGTAGACAAGACTGACTGTTTTGAATGTGAGTGTACTTACCGTCCTCATGACAAATCTGCCCTGATGAATTGTtcaaatagaaatttaatagtGGCACCGGAAGTAATAATTTCAAGTAGAAATGTTACATATACAGAACTGAACTTAAGCAATAATTCCATCACCAAGTTACCAaactatgaaaatttaaacatcaaaaagttaaatattggttataataatttaaataccattAACATAACGCAGTTACCTAAAAATCTTACGGTGAGTTGATAAAACTAGTTTTATATTagcaattaatttacatttatactgTTTTAGATTATGAGTGTAAAGTATTTGATTTAAACCAGTGTacatagtttttagtttttacagttatttttcTTGTAATCGAGTTCTTTAAAATTTTCCTGTAACATTACTATTGATAGAAActttaatctatatttatattttatagttaataatacttatctacaataatgtaggtaactgaaaatgattataacatacaacatttttaataaatctaaagtCATTAACAGGGCTTGAGACTTATAGTATTTgcatcagtggcgtcatttgagggggggcaaggtgggcatttgcccctgtctgattttaaaagcggcccgatgggccggttcccaGTTGTTGCCATTTTAccattattctattttataagcgcaaaaacatgcctattttataatattttcaaaaaatactatataatatatacatactaagaaattattgtcacattgatacatttttactaattgatagttggaatatatttatatttagacgtatgcggtgacgtacctacatacacattgtatgtttgggtatgtatttatgtatgtttgtttatgttgtatggacaacaataataataattagtatcataatctagtatagtttaatttctaaaatcttaaactaatacaaattctaaaaaacaacaacagtcgtgtatgattcaactattctgtgtaggtacctattgtgttactttagctgaaatttatttttttcgtgacgcgtgtttacattaatattttaatttgggcaaaatatgacttaaaaaaaataaataggtggtgtggctaaaaatataaaattaccgtaaaccgctcaagaatcgaaaataatttctggtatgtttaataaacagacaaaacttgagcgactgcgccagaaagcaagcaataaaaaaaaatatataggtacctattattatttaagataatattaatttgtaaatatatcgtataccaatataagagtaatagagtatataggctataggtaatAGTGATGAAtcgggtaaaattgatttatagataatgcagttgatacatattttcaaaaataaaataaagaagatatcctataataaactactaatattattgtttttcaatataaatattgccatataatagtttgtagacttttaactgatataggtataccagaggtattcaaactgtgcgtcacggctcccaggggcgtcgCGAGAGTTATCGAAGGGAGCCACgtcatataattgaaaaccaataaatattttaaaatatttttacgaaaaacgttttttattatcattgaggcACACCGGTTGGGAAACGTTGGATTGTTTACAGTCTACACTCTACTATAATCATTCGCTAAGTATAGCTTTAATTGATCGCGTAAGTCGCAATAGAGACAGCGATACCATCAACTGCCATCGTTAAATCATCAATGCGTATGTCGTGTTTGGCAGTATTAGTCGCGAGTTAAATTAtcagtcatttttaatttgggagCCGTCAACATTTTGTGAAGACTCAAAGGAGCCTtgggatgaaaaagtttgaatacctctgaggtatacaattgtttttctaaaatatctgctaccttttatttaaaaatgatgttacctagttgataaaaagggtaccata is from Acyrthosiphon pisum isolate AL4f unplaced genomic scaffold, pea_aphid_22Mar2018_4r6ur Scaffold_20743;HRSCAF=22003, whole genome shotgun sequence and encodes:
- the LOC115034705 gene encoding protein toll-like, which codes for SLHSLDVANNRITSLAVGRLNQLFNISLNKNILVTMPDQTFKNTSLVSIRFNYGNFTTIPQRFLTNLERLLNVYLTSLNIEKVPENMIWDSQNITNLSLASNRLKELPVMFFRDARKLKLLDLSKNQIENINHELLGPLINLETLDLSNNLIIKINNYSLKHLRNLKYLNLERNKITNINREALNVPKLKTLKLAYNKISNLTPNNVFSLYYLDQVETIDLSNNFINCIDPGWVNLIKLIYINLSSNNFTVLRIQDIQYVNEIVKTNLNNNPLEVIDLSNLEIFAKAQSPPYNFWNNRQINLSGDKFICDCRNYEYARFLHNQMPKIVYKYLQIEQKLICNDGLGTEFSDVNIESLTCDWNIFEDVDKTDCFECECTYRPHDKSALMNCSNRNLIVAPEVIISSRNVTYTELNLSNNSITKLPNYENLNIKKLNIGYNNLNTINITQLPKNLTVS